The genomic interval TTCAATTGTTTCTTAACGAGAATGAACTTGTCGGTCAATGTTGCTAAGCACAGAACGTTCATGTATTTCAAACTTGTTCGTAGTAGTATTTTAATACCTTCTTGCTTGTAAAAGGATAAAGAAAATTGAACCAGGAACAGTATTTTTATTGctcttaaaatatgttatatataggGTTCGTTTAACGGATTGTTAACCATGCCGATATTAATATACTAATGTATCGTTAGTAAATCGTGACCGTGGTGAAAAtctcaaatgtttaaacatgcacTCCAACTCCcgaaataattaaaacaattgttttgatataccaaaaatgatgaataaatggcGAACAACGATTCTTattaaggataccgagtttaaattgaaagaatCGTGCAAAACCTCTGTGTTTCTATCTTTTGAGACGagagtagatcacagtaaatcttttaccTTTTATAACAAGTTAATATGTTTGCGTCttcagctattaaattcacggttacaatcctgATATCAGTTATCAACAAAGTTGACCAAAACCAATTTAATTTGACACCATACTCTTCCTAAACCTGAATAAGGCGACGCTTTCTTAACTTTATTTCCATGTTAcacattaaatttcttaaacgaagaaaaacaacttagctgtccatttcatcatatttatttttattcatttacatttaaaaggttTGGAATGTTTGGCGAGACTCCCCtttcacatatataaatatctggGCCAAATTGACCACAGCGCAAATTATTTAGGCCCAAATGGCCATAGCgcaaaaaactaattttgggCCCACTTGAcccaaaatgaattttgaaaaaaatggtccGAAAATGTTGACCCGATTAAAGGCCAACTGGTCACCTGCCAAACTTTGGCGTCTTCCATGGCGACCTACCCCAAAGCCTCAGGGttgaaaataagcaatcaaTTATTGCAgcagttaaacaatacaatttagttCAGCTCAGCAAATATGCAAATCAACTATCAATTACAAGTATTCATTCTTTAGCAAATGTAAATGAATTCCGTCACGGAAAAGCAATGTTCGGAAAGcactttaaaatggttaatgaTAAATTTGCTTAAGATTTGGATAGAAAAGGTGCTGCCGAGCGCTAACCAATAGAAATATGGCGTACTTAGTACAACGGGTATTGACGCGGTGTTCAACGTACAAAACCCTTTCAAGAAAGGCAAGGTATCATGATAATTTACACATTCTGCTTAGGagacacaaaatacattttttcatatagtCTATGGGAGCCTCGCCGGTCTTGGATTCCTCGGGGTATTCGTCTGGCAACTTCTAATGGTCGTTGCGCACATTGAACTTTCTGCACTGGGTCGCCAGCTTCCCCGGTTTTACGTCATTCAATAGAGCGATGGTAATGGCAAAACTGAAATATTCGAACAACACAACAGAAGAGCAACTATTTACATcgaaaaatgataatttaatgcGTTTTATGCTAATGTTTGTGTATAAAGCGTACCGCTCGGCTGCCTAAAATATGcagggggcggggggggggggtagggtgggtttttttttaaatgacgatgAAATTAATTCCATAACTTTTAACACACCTTGTACTGACGATGGCTTGATTCGAAAGAAAGCTTTACCACAAAGGATTAATACTTGTAAAGTGAGAATTTACTTGACCAATATAAATTTAGAAGAGCGATAAACAACTCATACGAATTGACCCTACGTTGACCTTCGGTTAATAACAACTAACATTTCACTTGTTGATAACCTCGGTTACTCGACATGAGTAACCGGAATTATCAACAAAGTTGACCAAAACCAATTTAATTTGACACCATACTCTTCCTAAACCTGAATAAGGCGACGCTTTCTTAACTTTATTTCCATGTTAcacattaaatttcttaaacgaagaaaaacaacttagctgtccatttcatcatatttatttttattcatttacatttaaaaggttTGGAATGTTTGGCGAGACTCCCCtttcacatatataaatatatgggCCAAATTGACCACAGCGCAAATTATTTAGGCCCAAATGGCCATAGCgcaaaaaactaattttgggCCCACTTGAcccaaaatgaattttgaaaaaaatggtccGAAAATGTTGACCCGATTAAAGGCCAACTGGTCACCTGCCAAACTTTGGCGTCTTCCATGGCGACCTACCCCAAAGCCTCAGGGttgaaaataagcaatcaaTTATTGCAgcagttaaacaatacaatttagttCAGCTCAGCAAATATGCAAATCAACTATCAATTACAAGTATTCATTCTTTAGCAAATGTAAATGAATTCCGTCACGGAAAAGCAATGTTCGGAAAGcactttaaaatggttaatgaTAAATTTGCTTAAGATTTGGATAGAAAAGGTGCTGCCGAGCGCCAATGTGAAGCGAAGATAATCTGAGCTGAACTCCTTAAAGAACAAATTTGGGGCGGCAGCACAAGGGGAGCCCCGCCTTCTTGATACGAGATGGTAGCTTTCAATATGATCAGCATTATTCTACTAAGCAGCAGTTCGTATATAACTGTTATATTTCAGGCAAAGTGAGTTTAGCTTAGCGTGTTTCTGATACAAATTGCCAAATTCTGGTTGAATAACTCGTTGCCATCGTCTATTAAATGGACGCCATCTTGCAATAGATACTTGGTTGAAATATTGTGGGCCAAGAAGCACCCCCCTTTCtttgaaatgtaatttttgtAGAAGCTGTTCAGGCGCCTTTTAGCGTTATACATAGCAATGTGATTTTTGGAATAGCGCCATGTTAATCTAGGTAAAATTTGCGAGAACACAACTATGGTACCAGGTAAGATGTTGCCAATATTATCTACCAGCATcttaaaatgctttataaaCTCAGAAATTTTTATCCTCCCAATATCATTCCCGCCGCAATGCATAATGATCATGGCTGGTGGCTGGCACATGTTTACGCGTTTCAAAAGGTTAATCTTTCTTTCCATTTCCTTAATGCCTCAGCCCCCGTAACCCTGCCACCACAACTTGCATGACTCTATTTTCAAGTTAGGATCAGACATCCACGCATGCATGAACCCGTTCCTGACGATGGATGACCCCACAACCCATACGTGCTTAGgagaacataaatatgaaagaatatacaaacaaacttaaaatttgTTTCCGATCAATTGAAAGTAATCAACGGTATGAGAGAAATGATCAAATCGTAGGTACTGCGAATTCTAATGAAACAGTATACTATTAAAACCCATTAAACTTCTTCACATGCCAGATAGTAGTGCAGCCTAACGGAACGGCGGTTATTACTACACACTGAATAAAAACGTTAATTTAAACAAGGCAACGACTGTGTGTTGCCGGTTTTGATGTATGATTTATAAGCCTCTGACTTCCATCGACCTGCGGCCTTAATAATGTCAACAGGACAGCCTACCAAAGCGGCAGTTGTTGCTGCACCTATTCTAAATGAATGtgtattgtatattaaataCTCAATGTTTAATGTAGAGAGGCACTTTTCAATATAACTGAAAATTGACCGCGTGTCAATGGTTTGCCATCCAGATGACAGAGCAAGGGGCCTCTGATTTTAGGCCGTTTAACAATAAACTGCCTCATGGCCAACGTAGGACATGTATTGTTAGTAGCCTTCGGAATTTTTATACTATGGCCCCGGGATGTTTGGTCCGTTTTGGAACCCCTTATATTCACAATGAGAGCATTTTCTGGCGAGGCCAAAAACACGTCATCAATTGCAACTACCCTATTTGTTAGCTCTTGTTTTGTAACAGTGATTTCACCCACCCGGAAAAAGCCaaaaaaagctaagcttttcaGCGGATAACAACTGACTTTCATAATGATTGGTGGTAACAAAAGGTAATACTTCAATTATATTTTCTAGCAAGCCCAACGTTATAGGTAACCTTGTTCTAGAAGAAGGTGTGCCTTTTTGGATGCCATTAAGTATACGATTAACAATGTAATTTTCTGTGGCGTCTGGGTGACCGAAAAGCTTGCATTGGCATCCGACCGCACATTTGTAGAGCTTAATGGTATTGTATGTTAGCTTTTCTAAAGAAAggtatgacaaaaacatgaCTATATGATCGACCTCCGGAGGCCAAGTATCCGGTTATTGATACAGAAATCGAAAATCCCGAAACCATTTAAGCCCTACATTATATGACTCCAGTGTGTTAACTGACAATGACGACGATATTAGTCGTCTACTTTTATTTCTGAGATCAGCGACAGAAAATTTTCTGGCAGTTGTTCTTGGTGAGTAGCTATTGGTGCAAGCCACTGTTTGCGTGAAATAGAACCAGCAATTTCATTTGCATGTGTATCAATGTGCATTGccttaaagaaaatattcaactgcatgcatttcaaaacaaatctcACTAGATTCATGACCCGCCTTGACTTTGCTGTTTGCTTGTTTACTATAGAGAATAGCgctaaattatatatatacgaaCACTGATTCGCTTATTTGCCAACTGCGGCGCCCACAAATAAACGGCTAAAACAACTGTGACCATTTCGAGAAATGTGATGTCCTTGATGACCTTATCTTTTATCCAGTGCTTAGGCAATTGAAAGAAAGCCCACTTgccgtttaaaaaaaaaaaaaaaaaaaaacacccacaGCCCAACTCAGCGCTACCCGCACTGTCGGTAAAGAGTTGCAAGTTTTCATTTTCGTACAAAGGCCgttaaattctgacaaaaaaaacaaaaaaaaacaaacaactaagCCACATAAGAAAGTCTTCGTGCATGCCTTGCGTTATccttaatttgtaaaattttattttcaatccaGACAGAGTCATAAAAGCGCCGAAAAAAGCTCTACTCGAGCGAATAGCTtggccaaaaaaaaacaacaaaaaaaacacaattttccTACCAATGACTGAAGATCAcctaatgtattttttttcttgttaacataACGTGACAGCAAGGACTTCACTTCCTCAATTTTAACGAGTGGGATCCTTATATTAACTTTGCAAGAGTCGATCTCAAGGCCAAGTAATACTAAAGCAGTTGTTGTTCTTACGCTTTTCTCTTCATGGGGAAACCAATTCCGTTGCaaattgtatgaaatgtttttagTAATATAccacaattgtttgtttcatcgGGCCCGACGAAAATAAAATAGTCTAGATAGTGGTCAAGAGATGGTAGTCCTGATACTGTTTTTACAAGCCAATGGATAAATATTGAGAAAACCTCAAAATAGAAAGGGGCGCAGCTGACACTGAACGGAAGATTAAGGTCGATGTATATTGCCCCTTGTACTTTCATTCCCAGTAAGTTGAAATCACACGGATTTATAGGCAATAGCCGAAATGCTGATTTTATGTCTCTTTTAGCCAATAAGCAATTTGGGCCTAAATCGAGAATCATATCAACCACCTTATCGAATGACGTATACGACACTGTTTTGATTTCATCTTTAATACCCCCATTTATTCCACCGGTTTTTCTCGGAAAGCTGAGATGGGTAATAAGACGGTGCCCTCCGACCGATTTTGGGACGAGCCCTAATGGCGAAATATGGAGATCTGAAAAGGGTAACTCAGTGAAAAGCCCTGCCATTCTGCCTGCTtgaatttctttattaattttatctaaaacaatTGCCGGATTAACTTCAGCGGATTTTAGATTTTTTGAGTCAAAGAATTTCCGCTCTCCATAGTATCATAGCTCGAAACCATGTTTAATACCATTTCTAATAACTGTGCGTGCTCTCTATTTGGGTATTGAGGGAGTGAGCCACAGCTCATTGTCAATTTTACCAAATGAAAAGCTCAATGGGTCAATTGCGAGGCGCATTCTAAATTGCTGGTCATATTCAAGCCAGCCAAGTCCAACAAAATTTCTTAGCTGCCAGCCTTATATCTCGTCCGTATTTCAGCAACTCCTGGGTTTTATTAGGGTGAGCGGTTAAGAATAAAGAGCTATAAACAAAAAAGGCGTCGGTccattgttcaatgtttgatattttggaCGTATTTTGTTTGGCTCTAAGCGCAATTTCGCCGTTCGggcctattgataattgtttcacATCATCTTGAGCGCTTACGGGTTTTTCTTGGTCTAATAATTGAGCAAAATCGACATAGCTACCAGAAATAATCTTAGATTTAATGGAAGCCGACACTGAGTCTCCCAAATGGCTGTGCATGCTTGGCGACATATACATGGTTGCATCCTGCTCTAAAGGTGCATTAACTATGGGGGTTATACCTTGCTCACAATGTGCCTGATTCACCAAGGGCGTAGGAAACTCCGGGCTCTGGCTCTGGGCGGCCTGCACGTCCGAATACCTCATGGGTAGCGCGTCGCTGTATGATGTGGCACTAAATGTCGCGGCGCTTGTCGGTGCTCCCGACGGCTGAGCCACGTGGCTGGCAGGCGGTAAGTTTATCGTGTTCACTCGTGTGTACGAGGATAGTGTCCCTGTAACCGGCGTGGCCGTCTCGGACCTGGCGCGCTTGGCCGTCCGCAGCTCGTGAATGATTTCGCGAAGAGCCGTCTCAGACATGTcaataaatggaaaaagaaTAGTAAACAAGGAAATGACAGCATGAATAACCATTAGCGAGTAAATCTATTTTAACCACAGCTTATATCACTTACAGTTCTtatagttaatatttattttatgacaagACCGGAACCACTAAATCActattgcataataattatactaCTCCAACAcagttataaattttaatttcccCTGAGCCGAAAAGATGCATATTGAAATcaagtattgaaaacaaaaacccGAATGACAGAACGCGTCCTCTCAGCTCAGATACATATGCGGGAGCTATCATTACCATTCTGTTTCAGATACAGCTTTACAATAACAAACCAAGGTATAGTTACGTAGTATACCGATGACCACGTGCGCTCTGTCAAAAACAGCTGAGCAAATATCGATCATGACTAGACATATGAAAACCAATAATAATGTGAAGCCGATAAATATTTTGCTGATACTGACATATCACTTATAAACTTAATTTTGACGAagcaatataatttatatcaaatagttgtaatatatatatatatttttttaaatgacgatgAAATTAATTCCATAACTTTTAACACACCTTGTACTGACGATGGCTTGATTCGAAAGAAAGCTTTACCACAAAGGATTAATACTTGTAAAGCGAGAATTTACTTGACCAATAGAAATTTAGAAGAGCGATAAACAACTCATGCGAATTGACCCTACGTTGACCTTCGGTTAATAACAACTAACATTTCACTTGTTGATAACCTCGGTTACTCGACATGAGTAACCggaattattaatatttttcataaatgcattaattagtaaGAAGataaggtgtatcactcaaatttCATGTTTGTAATTAATGTGTTTGTATGGATTTTGAATAGGAgggtcattttaaaataaatacggTACTGTTTATCTTACacgttatcattattattataataggATATGTACATATCTATTTGCtctttattataataaattgttaaaataaacaacaagctTTAAATGTCTAGAGCTGCAACTATCGCggaaaaagttatatttgtttctaaTTGATAAACTTACATTTAAAAGCGTGTGCCACTATCATCCACTAAAACAATCCCGACTTCTGTCACCAAAGTAAGTAACGGTAATGTTTCTAGTTTTGAAAGTGATGTGCTAACATAAACTAAACTGATGACACGTTTTCCGAGCGGTATCCTTtcgagcggtttttaagtttaGAATCTAAAATTAATTGCCGTGTCTTGTCAAGTAAATGTCACCTTTTTTAATCGGAATCGATTGAAGGCATTTACGATTAAAATGTATCGATAtcgatttcaaaacattaacgTGACATAACAGGATCAATTTTCATAGTTGCACAGGCTTTAAAATATCGTAATTGTTTTTCCTGCGAGTATTTCAGaaatattcttgtttaaattcttATGTATTTCCGCTTTACTTCGGAGCCACAGGTGAACCCATTTATGTCCTGTGAATGCCAGAGAGTTATTTTGTCTTTTCACCGCCTTGTTGAGAAAGTGGCCACAAGCTTGTCTCACAAGATTCGAGGAATCTGAGACATTTTTACAGGTATTATGAAATCTCTTATCCTGCAAATTGTAGTCAATTTCGTCATTAAAGAACGCAACATTTGCGACGTGAATGTCGTGTTTATAGTCTTCTCCTGTTAGATATGACACGGTAGTCCCGCTGTTGTCATTGTTTATTATGacagatttgttcaataaacgCTCTTTTACATAGGAAATAAAGATTTCAGTCAGATACATTGGACCTGTGGcatccaaaacatttttatggttCATTGTACCTTCTAGTCCATTCATTAGTGCCTTCATTATCGCATGTTTTGGTCGACAAAAAATGATTGCATTGTTCAACAGTAAGGACATGTTGTACAGCAACGCACTGTGTTCTATTGGCTCTGGGGGGATAATACATCCGTACTTGTATGTTATCCGGTCAAACGAGCGGTATGCCACAACGTCAAGGTCCAAATACGCACCACCGAATTCATACAACACAACGTAGCGTAACGCGTCAGCTCGCATTATGTTTCTCTTGTATTTATCCCAAATAGGAAGCAGATTTGGATGTCTCTCCTTCACTAGTTTCCTAGCTGAGTCATCTGTCCAAAAATGGTATGTCCAGTTGGCGTTGATGTTGACAACTGTGCGAACATGACTCTCCAATTTAGAGGGAATCATGACCGTCTCAAACGTCTGGTGTATTATGTGTGGAATAAGTGGTTTTCTCGCATCGGTGGGTACAAGAAAATCTTCAGCAACAGCAGAATATGTTGTTTGCAACACAGACATGTTATGTTCCTCGGGAAAAATGATTAGTGACGGTCTCACGGTTTCACTAACATCGCTAAGCATATCTGAAGATATAAATAActaattgataataattatacgTTCGTATAATCTCCTGTTCCAATGCCTTGAAACATTGTGTAAAAAGTGTAACGGATATTAACCATTAACTATATTAGTATTTTAGTTCATTGAGACATTTCCATAACAcgaattatacaaataaaagatCGTTTatcatgttcaaaataatttcattttattaaggcctaaaattatgtgaaaagagacaaaaacacactttataccGACGCTAAAATTAGTCTGCTAAGACTTATTCCGCTATAGGGAAATTTAAACCAGCGAAGTACGAATAATTGCAATCGATTCAAAagctttagttttatttacgCATGAACCGTAACGAAACATGATTTTATGGTTGCTTATTCatagtattatattttttgacaaatactTCCTTTTTAAAGAACTTCttatatcaaatacatgtatataccaacCTGTCAGCCTAAGCACTGTCACAGAACtaacaacaaatataattccTAAGAGAAAAGTTTTCCTGCTTAACGCTCGCATAATGAGCACGGATAAAATCCCAGTAATATGTCGCGTGCAAAACGCTCAACCTactgaatataaacataatgtaaagCTGACGATAAATGTAATATCGCCTCAAATATACCCACTCAACCTAATAATACATGTGAAACATACCCAAATCCATACTAAGATACATTGAgagtatttgaaaataatcgCTTGGGCTACATGTAGCCTGTTAGTATCATTTGTTATTCTAGGTTAAGAAATATAACTtggaaatacatgtagtatcaTGATCATGAaggtaaaatatcataattatttattaactgaatatttaactgtttttgttacAGAACGCCGGCCAAgtagtttaaatgaaaaatgtattcaatgcACTCTATTGACGAAATATCGATTTTAAACATGCTTTCATTATTAAATGGTTGTTTAAGTGCTCATACAGAAATAAATGAACGGATGCAAAGCAGTTTTaagtggtctacattatatCGTGTAAACTATCCAGTaactgggccagccactgtttatacaCCTGATTCTAATCAATGATAACAGCCTGCTGATTAACTGAAAATAATGTATGGGCACATTTGAAGTATTTTGCCTCCCTTTGAAAAATTATCATGTTGACCCCTAGCAATGGGGAGTACCTCAACAGTATACGACGGACAATGTATATCGCCACTAGCAATGGGGAGTACCTCAACAGTATACGACGGACAATGTAGATTTGCCACTAGCAATGGGGAGTACCTCAACAGTTAACGACTGACAATATAAATCGCCACTAGCAATGGGGAGTACCTCAACAGTATACGACAGACAATGTATATTGCTTCTAGCAATGGAGAGTACCTCAACAGTATACGACGGACAATGTAGATCGCCACTAGCAATGGGGAGTACCTCAACAGTATACGACGGACAATGTAGACTTGCCACTAGCAATGGGGAGTACCTCAACAGTTAACGACTGACAATATAAATCGCCACTAGCAATGGGGAGTACCTCAACAGTATATGACGGACAATGTAGATCGCTTCTATCAATGTGGAGTACCTCAACAGTATACGACGGACAATGTAGATCGCAACTAGCAATGTTGAATACCTCAACAGTATACGACGGACAATGTAGATTGCCACAAGCAATGGGGAGTACCTCAACAGTATATGACGGACAATGTAGATCGCAACTAGCAATGGGGAGTACCTCAACAGTATACGACGGACAATGCAGATCGCTTCTTGCAATGGGAGTACCTCAACAGTATATGACGGACAATGTAGATTGCTTCTAGCAATTGGGAGTACCTCAACAGTATACGACGGACAATGTAGATTGCCACAAGCAATGGGGAGTACCTCAACAGTTTATGACGGACAATGTAGATCGCCACTAGCAATGGGGAGTACCTCAACATTATACGACGGACAATGTAGATTGCTTCTAGCAATGGGGAGTACCTCAACAGTATACGACGGACAATGTAGATTGCTTCTAGCAATGGGGAGTACCTCAGCAGTATACGACGGACAATGTAGATTGCTTCTAGCAATGGAGAGTACCTAACAGTATATGACGGACAATGTAGAT from Mya arenaria isolate MELC-2E11 chromosome 7, ASM2691426v1 carries:
- the LOC128240023 gene encoding uncharacterized protein LOC128240023 produces the protein MRALSRKTFLLGIIFVVSSVTVLRLTDMLSDVSETVRPSLIIFPEEHNMSVLQTTYSAVAEDFLVPTDARKPLIPHIIHQTFETVMIPSKLESHVRTVVNINANWTYHFWTDDSARKLVKERHPNLLPIWDKYKRNIMRADALRYVVLYEFGGAYLDLDVVAYRSFDRITYKYGCIIPPEPIEHSALLYNMSLLLNNAIIFCRPKHAIMKALMNGLEGTMNHKNVLDATGPMYLTEIFISYVKERLLNKSVIINNDNSGTTVSYLTGEDYKHDIHVANVAFFNDEIDYNLQDKRFHNTCKNVSDSSNLVRQACGHFLNKAVKRQNNSLAFTGHKWVHLWLRSKAEIHKNLNKNISEILAGKTITIF